GCCCACGCGGCCGAGTCGGGCAGCGCGCCGCCCGCCGAACCGATCCTCTTCTACAAGGGGCCCAGCACCGTGGTCGGCCCGACGGACGAGATCCGCATCCCGCGCGGCGCGCGGCGCACCGACTGGGAGGTCGAACTCGCCGTCGTGATCGGCCGCACCGCCCGCTATCTCGGGCCGGACGACGACCCGCTCGACCATGTGGCGGGGTACGCGCTCAGCGACGATGTCTCCGAGCGGGCCTTCCAGTTGGAGCGCTCCGGGGGCCAGTGGTCGAAGGGCAAGAGCTGCGAGACGTTCAACCCGCTGGGTCCGTGGCTGGTCACCCCGGACGAGATCCCTGACCCGCAGAACCTCACGCTGCGCTCATGGGTCAACGGCGAGGCGCGTCAGGACTCCACCACCGCCGACATGATCTTCCCGGTGGCCGAACTGATCCGCCATCTCTCCCAGTTCCTGACCCTGGAGCCGGGCGACATCATCAACACCGGCACTCCGGAGGGGGTGGCGCTCT
The sequence above is a segment of the Streptomyces griseoviridis genome. Coding sequences within it:
- a CDS encoding fumarylacetoacetate hydrolase family protein, with amino-acid sequence MRLLRVGRPGQERPVVRTPEGGCFDLSPLTDDIGPAFLAADGIARTADALAAGDLPATGISGERIGAPVARPGALLCVGQNYAAHAAESGSAPPAEPILFYKGPSTVVGPTDEIRIPRGARRTDWEVELAVVIGRTARYLGPDDDPLDHVAGYALSDDVSERAFQLERSGGQWSKGKSCETFNPLGPWLVTPDEIPDPQNLTLRSWVNGEARQDSTTADMIFPVAELIRHLSQFLTLEPGDIINTGTPEGVALSGRFPYLSEGDTVELEIEGLGRQRSRCVAWNEEVAAAK